A genomic stretch from Croceibacterium aestuarii includes:
- a CDS encoding cytochrome b has product MSFPWAKHYEPKAPFMRWLDEKLPLPRLVYNSLGGGYPVPRNLNYMWNFGVLAGFCLVLQIVTGVILAMHYTANANGAFDSTEHIMRDVNWGWLMRYAHANGASAFFVVVYLHIFRGFFYSSYKAPREMVWLLGVVIFLLMMATAFMGYVLPWGQMSYWGAKVITGLFGAIPAVGEPLQIWLLGGYAPDAAALNRFFSLHFLLPFVIAGVIILHIWALHIPGSSNPTGVEVKSESDTLPFHPYYTAKDGFGLGVFLLLYFAMVFFFPNALGHADNYIPANPLSTPAHIVPEWYFWPFYAILRAFTFDFFFFPAKLMGVLAMFSAILVWFFLPWLDRSPVRSGHYRPAFRKFFWVLVIDVLVLGYCGGSPAEEPFVMISQIATAYYFLHFLVILPIVSSIERPDPLPFSITEAVLGSDDKAVLGENKA; this is encoded by the coding sequence ATGAGCTTTCCCTGGGCGAAGCATTACGAACCCAAGGCGCCGTTCATGCGCTGGCTGGACGAGAAGCTGCCGCTGCCGCGCCTCGTCTACAACTCGCTGGGCGGCGGCTACCCCGTACCGCGCAACCTCAACTACATGTGGAATTTCGGCGTCCTCGCCGGTTTCTGCCTGGTGTTGCAGATCGTCACCGGCGTCATCCTGGCAATGCACTACACCGCCAATGCCAACGGGGCCTTCGATTCGACCGAGCACATCATGCGCGACGTCAACTGGGGATGGCTCATGCGCTATGCCCACGCCAACGGCGCCTCGGCATTCTTCGTCGTCGTCTATCTCCATATCTTCCGCGGCTTCTTCTACTCCTCGTACAAGGCGCCGCGCGAAATGGTCTGGCTGCTCGGCGTGGTCATCTTCCTGCTCATGATGGCGACCGCGTTCATGGGCTACGTCCTGCCCTGGGGCCAGATGAGCTACTGGGGCGCCAAGGTCATCACCGGCCTGTTCGGGGCCATCCCGGCCGTCGGTGAGCCGCTGCAGATCTGGCTGCTCGGCGGCTACGCGCCCGACGCCGCGGCGCTCAACCGTTTCTTCAGCCTGCACTTCCTGCTGCCGTTCGTCATCGCCGGCGTCATCATCCTGCACATCTGGGCGCTGCATATCCCGGGGTCGTCGAACCCGACCGGCGTCGAAGTGAAGAGCGAGAGCGACACCCTGCCGTTCCATCCGTACTACACGGCGAAGGACGGCTTCGGTCTGGGCGTCTTCCTGTTGCTGTACTTTGCGATGGTGTTCTTCTTCCCGAACGCGCTCGGCCACGCCGACAACTACATTCCGGCAAATCCGCTCAGCACCCCGGCGCACATCGTGCCCGAATGGTACTTCTGGCCGTTCTACGCGATCCTGCGGGCCTTCACGTTCGATTTCTTCTTCTTCCCGGCGAAGCTGATGGGCGTGCTGGCGATGTTCTCCGCCATCCTGGTCTGGTTCTTCCTGCCGTGGCTCGACAGGTCGCCGGTTCGCTCGGGCCATTACCGTCCGGCGTTTCGCAAGTTCTTCTGGGTTCTCGTGATCGATGTGCTGGTCCTCGGCTACTGCGGCGGTTCGCCGGCCGAAGAGCCGTTCGTGATGATCAGCCAGATCGCCACAGCCTATTACTTCCTGCACTTCCTCGTCATCCTGCCGATCGTGTCGTCGATCGAGCGTCCGGATCCGCTGCCGTTCTCGATCACCGAGGCCGTGCTGGGATCGGACGACAAGGCAGTGCTTGGCGAGAACAAAGCGTAA
- the petA gene encoding ubiquinol-cytochrome c reductase iron-sulfur subunit, with protein MATTTGTADHDTHAYDDGVRRRDFIEIAAVSAAGVGGLVTLYPLISQMAPSKDVLAESTTEVDLSSIEPGMAIKAVFRKQPLFVRNLTTKEIAAADAVPLSELRDPQTLEERTKEGKTNWLITMGVCTHLGCVPLGAGEGENRGPFGGYFCPCHGSAYDTAARIRKGPAPRNLEVPPYEFTTDTTILVG; from the coding sequence ATGGCGACAACCACCGGCACCGCGGATCACGATACGCATGCCTATGATGACGGCGTTCGCCGCCGCGACTTTATCGAAATCGCTGCTGTGAGTGCGGCCGGCGTTGGCGGGCTCGTCACGCTATACCCACTGATCAGCCAGATGGCCCCGTCGAAGGACGTGCTGGCCGAGAGCACGACCGAGGTCGACCTGTCCAGCATCGAGCCGGGCATGGCGATCAAGGCGGTGTTCCGCAAGCAGCCGCTGTTCGTGCGCAACCTGACGACCAAGGAAATTGCCGCGGCCGACGCGGTTCCGCTCAGCGAATTGCGCGATCCGCAAACGCTTGAGGAGCGGACCAAAGAGGGCAAGACCAACTGGCTCATCACCATGGGCGTCTGCACCCACCTCGGCTGCGTTCCGCTGGGCGCAGGCGAGGGTGAAAATCGCGGCCCGTTCGGCGGCTACTTCTGCCCCTGCCACGGGTCGGCCTACGACACCGCGGCGCGCATCCGCAAAGGCCCGGCGCCCAGGAACCTGGAAGTGCCGCCCTACGAATTTACGACCGACACCACGATTCTGGTCGGCTGA
- the pgeF gene encoding peptidoglycan editing factor PgeF codes for MVDEPVEVIRSAALAGIPHGFLGRRGGVSEGLVAGLDMGSRGMEPGDPRMAPIAENRRRGVEAVLPEARLVTVYQIHSPDCVIAAEWDEAERPRADALVTDRPGLLLGVLTADCAPVLLADRSAGVVGAAHAGWRGAWGGVLEAVVEAMEALGAHREDIAAAIGPAIALESYEVDDPFRERFTQSDGRFFAPGRAGHWYFDLEGYAEARLEAMGVGAIDALGLDTYSDEERFFSYRRATHRGEADYGRQISLIGLPL; via the coding sequence TTGGTTGACGAGCCGGTCGAGGTCATCCGCAGCGCGGCGCTAGCGGGGATACCGCACGGCTTCCTCGGCCGCCGAGGCGGTGTTTCCGAGGGGCTCGTCGCTGGTCTCGACATGGGCTCACGCGGCATGGAGCCGGGAGATCCGCGCATGGCGCCAATCGCCGAGAACCGGCGGCGCGGAGTCGAGGCAGTGCTGCCGGAGGCGCGGCTGGTCACCGTCTACCAGATCCATTCGCCCGACTGCGTCATCGCCGCTGAATGGGACGAAGCGGAAAGGCCGCGGGCCGACGCGCTTGTCACCGACCGGCCCGGCCTCCTCCTCGGCGTCCTCACCGCCGATTGCGCGCCGGTCCTGCTCGCCGACCGCTCTGCCGGCGTCGTAGGGGCGGCGCATGCCGGCTGGCGCGGGGCCTGGGGCGGAGTGCTCGAAGCAGTGGTCGAGGCCATGGAGGCGCTCGGCGCCCACCGCGAGGACATCGCCGCGGCGATCGGGCCGGCTATAGCGCTCGAAAGCTACGAGGTCGACGACCCCTTTCGCGAGCGCTTTACCCAGAGCGACGGCCGGTTTTTCGCACCGGGTCGTGCCGGCCACTGGTACTTCGATCTCGAAGGCTATGCCGAGGCGCGCCTCGAGGCGATGGGCGTGGGCGCGATCGACGCCCTCGGCCTGGACACCTACAGCGACGAGGAGCGGTTCTTCTCTTACCGGCGCGCCACGCATCGCGGCGAAGCAGACTACGGCAGGCAGATTTCGCTGATCGGGCTGCCGCTTTAG
- the pepN gene encoding aminopeptidase N has product MDIVTSPTTPDGNPEMADAAPDPKDPPLIRREDYTPFPWLVPEVSLDFSLGIDKTRVKSALTVQRNARANRSDVLRLNGDGLTVAEVLVDGEAVNNWSMDGGDLMVPLREDSHLVEVTTEIDPAANSQLMGLYASNGMLCTQCEAEGFRRITFFPDRPDVLSTYTVRMKGSKEDFPVLLSNGNRTASGEGEDGTHWAEWHDPWPKPSYLFALVAGKLVANTDTFTTMSGRKVDLAIWVREEDLPRTDHAMESLKRSMKWDEEAFGREYDLDVFNIVAVSDFNMGAMENKSLNIFNTKYVLADEETATDGDYDAIEGVIGHEYFHNWSGNRITCRDWFQLSLKEGFTVLRDQLFSAAMGSEPVKRIEDVRVLRSVQFPEDSGPLAHPIRPDSYQEISNFYTATVYNKGAEVIRMMRTMAGEERFRAGTDLYFERHDGEAATCEDFVTAIEDGAGLDLSEFRRWYEQAGTPKVSAKLEHAGGTATLQLEQSVPATPGQPDKRPMPIPLRVALFDRTSGKHRGEQLLTLTEARQTFDFPGFDETPVLSINRGFSAPVSIEREVADDDLVFLAAHDDDPFARYEAMQDLVVGHLRGLLSGSVDGARRDSGRAAIGEAFRAVITDRELDDLMRGELLTLPGETYLAEQMLVADPAAIRAEREGLKAWLGQTLEGELVAMHQRAVTAPGGMSLEAKGARKLKTQALVYLAAGNPERAEAMAAEQYDAATTMTDRQGALMVLTSLQGPQRTHKLLDFYKRFKDNALVVDKWFALQASSLHPKVLEQVKALADHPDFTLKNPNRVRSLYMPFTGTAQGFHAASGEGYRMIADLILALDPLNPQTAARFVPSLGRWRRIEPGRSALMKAELERIARAPKLSRDTYEQVTRSLG; this is encoded by the coding sequence ATGGACATCGTCACATCTCCCACCACCCCCGACGGCAACCCCGAGATGGCCGACGCCGCACCGGACCCGAAGGATCCGCCGCTGATCCGGCGCGAGGACTATACCCCGTTCCCCTGGTTGGTCCCCGAGGTTTCGCTCGATTTCTCGCTGGGTATCGACAAGACCAGGGTGAAGTCGGCTCTGACCGTGCAGCGCAACGCCCGGGCCAATCGCAGCGACGTCCTGCGCCTCAACGGCGACGGCCTGACGGTTGCCGAGGTGCTCGTCGACGGTGAAGCGGTCAACAACTGGTCGATGGATGGCGGCGACCTGATGGTCCCGCTGCGCGAGGATTCGCACCTCGTCGAGGTCACCACCGAGATCGATCCGGCGGCCAACAGCCAGCTGATGGGTCTCTATGCCTCGAACGGCATGCTCTGCACCCAGTGCGAGGCCGAGGGCTTTCGCCGCATCACCTTTTTCCCCGACCGGCCCGACGTGCTCTCGACCTACACCGTGCGGATGAAGGGCTCGAAGGAAGACTTTCCCGTGCTGCTGTCGAACGGAAACCGCACCGCCTCGGGCGAGGGCGAGGACGGAACGCACTGGGCGGAGTGGCACGATCCCTGGCCCAAGCCGAGCTACCTCTTCGCGCTCGTCGCCGGAAAGCTGGTTGCCAACACCGATACGTTTACGACGATGAGCGGCCGCAAGGTCGATCTCGCCATCTGGGTGCGCGAGGAAGATCTGCCGCGCACGGACCATGCGATGGAATCGCTCAAGCGCTCGATGAAGTGGGACGAGGAGGCTTTCGGCCGCGAATACGATCTCGATGTCTTCAACATCGTCGCGGTGAGCGATTTCAACATGGGGGCGATGGAGAACAAGAGCCTCAACATCTTCAACACCAAGTACGTGCTGGCCGACGAGGAAACCGCCACCGACGGCGACTACGACGCGATCGAGGGCGTGATCGGCCACGAATACTTCCACAACTGGTCGGGCAACCGCATCACATGCCGCGACTGGTTCCAGCTCAGCCTCAAGGAAGGCTTCACCGTGCTGCGCGACCAGCTGTTCAGCGCGGCGATGGGCAGCGAGCCGGTCAAGCGGATCGAGGATGTGCGGGTGTTGCGGTCGGTCCAGTTTCCCGAGGATTCGGGGCCGCTGGCGCATCCGATCCGGCCCGACAGCTACCAGGAGATTTCCAACTTCTACACCGCCACGGTCTACAACAAGGGCGCCGAAGTCATCCGCATGATGCGCACGATGGCTGGCGAGGAGCGATTCCGGGCCGGTACCGACCTCTATTTCGAACGCCACGACGGCGAGGCGGCAACCTGCGAGGATTTCGTCACCGCGATCGAGGATGGCGCCGGGCTCGACCTGAGCGAATTTCGCCGCTGGTACGAGCAGGCAGGAACCCCGAAGGTCTCGGCGAAGCTGGAACACGCAGGCGGCACAGCGACCCTGCAGCTCGAGCAGAGCGTCCCCGCCACGCCCGGCCAGCCCGACAAACGGCCGATGCCCATTCCGCTCAGAGTGGCGCTGTTCGACCGGACATCGGGCAAGCATCGTGGGGAGCAGCTCCTTACGCTGACCGAAGCCCGGCAGACCTTCGACTTCCCGGGATTCGACGAGACCCCGGTTCTTTCGATCAACCGCGGCTTCTCCGCGCCGGTTTCGATCGAGCGCGAAGTCGCGGACGACGATCTCGTCTTCCTCGCCGCCCATGACGACGACCCCTTCGCCCGTTACGAGGCGATGCAGGACCTTGTCGTGGGCCACTTGCGCGGCTTGCTCAGCGGGTCGGTCGACGGAGCAAGACGCGATTCCGGCCGCGCAGCGATCGGCGAAGCATTCCGCGCCGTCATCACAGACCGCGAACTCGACGATCTGATGCGCGGCGAACTGCTGACGCTCCCGGGCGAGACCTACCTCGCCGAACAGATGCTGGTCGCCGACCCTGCGGCCATCCGTGCCGAGCGTGAAGGTCTCAAGGCCTGGCTCGGGCAGACGCTCGAGGGCGAACTGGTGGCGATGCACCAGCGCGCCGTTACGGCGCCGGGCGGGATGTCGCTCGAGGCGAAGGGCGCGCGCAAGCTCAAGACGCAGGCGCTGGTCTATCTCGCCGCGGGCAATCCAGAGCGGGCCGAAGCAATGGCGGCGGAGCAGTACGACGCGGCCACGACGATGACCGACCGGCAGGGCGCGCTGATGGTGCTGACCTCGCTCCAGGGGCCGCAGCGCACTCACAAGCTGCTCGACTTCTACAAACGCTTCAAGGATAACGCCCTGGTGGTCGACAAGTGGTTCGCGCTGCAGGCCAGCTCGCTGCACCCCAAGGTGCTCGAACAGGTCAAGGCGCTCGCCGACCATCCCGACTTCACGCTCAAGAACCCCAATCGGGTGCGCTCGCTCTATATGCCCTTCACCGGAACGGCGCAGGGCTTCCACGCGGCGAGCGGTGAGGGGTACCGGATGATCGCCGATCTCATCCTGGCGCTCGATCCGCTCAACCCGCAGACGGCGGCGCGCTTCGTTCCCTCGCTGGGGCGGTGGAGACGTATCGAACCGGGCCGCTCGGCATTGATGAAGGCCGAACTCGAAAGGATCGCCAGGGCCCCGAAGCTCAGCCGCGACACTTACGAGCAGGTCACGCGCAGCCTTGGTTGA
- a CDS encoding SDR family NAD(P)-dependent oxidoreductase encodes MAHMFIFGLGYSAKVIKSSLERIGWSVSATGREGDFAFADTRAVQTALERASHVLSSVPPAEEVDPVLETYGDALGKRWLGYLSSSGVYGDTGGAWVDESAPTGTGRRTARAEADARWLDLGARVFRLPGIYGPGRSALERVRSGRARRIDLPGQVFSRVHVEDIARGVIAALEAPNGAYNLADDLPASQNDVVEEACRLLGVEAPPLLSLEAADLSPTARGFYAENRRVANGKARRLLGWRPRYPTYREGLRALARRSWPAAQ; translated from the coding sequence ATGGCGCATATGTTCATTTTCGGCCTCGGCTATTCGGCGAAGGTAATCAAGAGTTCGCTGGAGCGCATCGGATGGAGCGTGTCGGCGACCGGTCGCGAGGGCGATTTCGCCTTCGCCGACACGCGGGCCGTGCAAACCGCGCTCGAACGCGCGAGCCACGTTCTCTCGTCGGTTCCCCCCGCAGAAGAGGTCGACCCGGTACTCGAAACTTATGGCGACGCGCTGGGCAAGCGCTGGCTCGGCTACCTTTCCTCCTCGGGGGTCTACGGCGACACCGGCGGCGCCTGGGTCGACGAAAGCGCGCCAACCGGGACAGGCCGGCGCACGGCCAGGGCCGAAGCGGATGCGCGGTGGCTCGATCTCGGGGCCAGGGTCTTCCGGCTTCCGGGAATCTACGGCCCGGGACGCAGCGCGCTCGAACGCGTGCGCAGCGGCCGGGCCCGGCGGATCGACCTGCCCGGCCAGGTCTTCAGCCGGGTCCACGTCGAAGACATCGCCCGTGGCGTGATCGCAGCGCTCGAGGCCCCGAACGGCGCCTACAACCTCGCCGACGATCTGCCCGCCAGCCAGAACGACGTCGTCGAGGAGGCGTGCCGCCTGCTCGGCGTGGAGGCGCCGCCCCTGCTCTCGCTCGAAGCAGCCGATCTCTCGCCCACGGCGCGCGGCTTTTATGCCGAGAACCGACGGGTGGCGAATGGCAAGGCGCGGCGCCTGCTCGGCTGGCGGCCCCGGTATCCGACCTATCGCGAAGGTCTCAGGGCGCTGGCGCGACGTTCTTGGCCCGCAGCGCAATGA
- a CDS encoding DMT family transporter, producing MSWNIDPKPPHALLRPAIAVPFILVAVIWGSTWLVIKDQLAAAPVSWSVSYRFFIAAAGMFILAAFLKDRRGFSMTFGGHVMALLIGLTQFFLNFNFVYRAELHLTSGIVAVLFGLLLVPNALLGRLFIGSPVTARFLVGSIVGLAGIALLLKHEAELASLDTSVWLGIAFAFSGILCASIANVLQATKTASRRPLLILLAWAMLWGALADAIYAWAVAGPPVFPSSLRYWSAVGYLGLIGSVVTFPLYFGLIRTLGPGRAAYNGVVVPVVAMALSTVFEGYQWSLLAAAGAALALGGMFIALRAKNVAPAP from the coding sequence ATGAGCTGGAATATCGACCCCAAGCCGCCGCACGCCCTGCTCCGCCCGGCCATCGCCGTGCCCTTCATCCTGGTCGCAGTGATTTGGGGTTCGACCTGGCTGGTCATCAAGGACCAGCTCGCCGCGGCGCCGGTAAGCTGGTCGGTAAGCTACCGCTTCTTCATCGCCGCTGCGGGAATGTTCATCCTCGCCGCATTCCTCAAGGACCGGAGAGGTTTCTCGATGACCTTCGGGGGCCACGTGATGGCGCTGCTCATCGGCCTCACGCAGTTCTTCCTGAATTTCAATTTCGTCTACCGCGCGGAACTGCATCTGACCTCGGGAATCGTCGCGGTGTTGTTCGGGCTGCTGCTGGTGCCCAATGCGCTTCTAGGGCGGTTGTTCATCGGCTCGCCGGTGACTGCGCGCTTCCTGGTCGGTTCGATCGTCGGGCTCGCCGGGATTGCGCTCCTGCTCAAACACGAAGCCGAACTTGCTTCGCTCGACACTTCGGTCTGGCTCGGGATAGCCTTCGCCTTTTCGGGGATACTCTGTGCCTCGATCGCGAACGTCCTGCAGGCCACCAAGACGGCCAGCCGGCGGCCGCTGCTGATCCTGCTCGCCTGGGCGATGCTGTGGGGCGCGTTGGCCGACGCGATCTATGCATGGGCCGTGGCGGGGCCGCCCGTGTTCCCGTCTTCGCTGCGTTACTGGAGCGCGGTCGGCTACCTCGGGCTGATCGGGTCGGTCGTGACCTTCCCGCTCTATTTCGGGCTTATCCGCACGCTCGGTCCGGGCCGGGCTGCCTACAACGGAGTCGTCGTACCGGTCGTCGCCATGGCGCTCTCGACGGTGTTCGAAGGCTATCAGTGGTCGCTTCTCGCCGCCGCCGGGGCGGCGTTGGCGCTGGGCGGCATGTTCATTGCGCTGCGGGCCAAGAACGTCGCGCCAGCGCCCTGA
- a CDS encoding threonine aldolase family protein, translating to MQFLSDNAASVHPKVWAAMQAADEADTPYDTDRLSAELDDRFAQVFGREVAVLWVATGTAANCLALSAFVPPHGGVVCHREAHIEMDECGAPGFYLHGAKLLLAEGENAKLNPDGIAAVLDAIRADVHQVQPHAVSITQASEYGCCYTPGELAKIDILAGERGLKLHIDGARFANAVVHLGRPAAECAGPADALSFGFVKNGAMNAEAVVFFDPTVADTVRFRRKRAGHLQSKGRFLAAQILAMLDGDTWLHNAASANAAAQAIGEGARERLLHPVEANEVFVRCTAAERQALRAQGFGFYDWGANAARFVAAWDTREDHAAALGRAIAAL from the coding sequence ATGCAATTCCTGTCCGACAATGCCGCCAGCGTGCACCCGAAAGTCTGGGCTGCGATGCAGGCAGCCGACGAAGCCGATACCCCTTACGACACCGATCGTCTCTCGGCCGAGCTAGACGATCGCTTCGCCCAGGTATTCGGGCGTGAGGTCGCCGTGCTGTGGGTGGCCACGGGAACGGCCGCCAACTGTCTCGCGCTCTCCGCCTTCGTCCCTCCTCACGGCGGGGTGGTGTGTCACCGCGAGGCCCATATCGAGATGGACGAATGCGGTGCGCCCGGATTCTACCTGCACGGGGCCAAGCTGCTGCTGGCCGAGGGCGAGAACGCCAAGCTGAACCCGGACGGCATAGCGGCCGTTCTCGACGCGATTCGGGCCGACGTCCACCAGGTCCAGCCGCACGCCGTCTCGATCACCCAGGCGAGCGAATACGGCTGTTGCTACACTCCAGGCGAACTGGCCAAGATCGACATACTCGCCGGAGAGCGGGGCTTGAAGCTGCACATCGACGGCGCGCGCTTCGCCAACGCAGTGGTCCACCTCGGCCGACCGGCTGCCGAGTGCGCCGGCCCGGCCGACGCACTCAGCTTCGGTTTCGTCAAGAACGGGGCGATGAACGCCGAAGCGGTCGTATTCTTCGATCCCACCGTGGCCGACACGGTGCGCTTCCGCCGCAAGCGTGCCGGACACCTGCAGAGCAAGGGCCGTTTCCTCGCCGCGCAAATCCTGGCCATGCTCGATGGCGACACCTGGCTGCATAACGCCGCAAGCGCGAATGCTGCCGCCCAGGCGATTGGCGAGGGCGCGCGCGAGCGCCTGCTCCATCCGGTGGAAGCGAACGAAGTGTTCGTTCGCTGCACGGCCGCGGAGCGCCAGGCGCTGCGGGCGCAGGGCTTTGGCTTTTACGACTGGGGGGCAAACGCTGCGCGCTTCGTGGCCGCCTGGGACACGCGCGAGGACCATGCCGCCGCGCTGGGCAGGGCAATCGCCGCATTATGA
- a CDS encoding GNAT family N-acetyltransferase, which yields MTDIIAVRREGDANRGAYRAGVPGGERDAELTWVARGEARIANHTYVPPAARGHGIAAALVEALVDDAREQGFKIVPQCSYVAAAFRRHPEWSELRADTPN from the coding sequence ATGACCGATATCATTGCAGTACGCCGCGAGGGCGATGCAAACCGTGGCGCCTACCGGGCCGGGGTGCCCGGCGGTGAACGCGACGCCGAGCTTACCTGGGTTGCGCGAGGTGAAGCGCGCATTGCCAACCACACGTATGTCCCGCCCGCCGCACGCGGCCACGGAATTGCCGCCGCGCTGGTCGAGGCGCTTGTCGACGATGCCCGCGAGCAGGGTTTCAAGATCGTTCCCCAGTGTAGCTACGTGGCCGCGGCGTTCCGCCGCCATCCCGAATGGTCGGAACTGCGAGCCGACACGCCGAACTGA
- a CDS encoding PRC-barrel domain-containing protein, with translation MTQTTQSRQTYSAGELDQRREFDRSRPLERDETNRLISSDKVRGTSVYSTSGDKLGSVDHLMIGKRSGRVEYAVMSFGGFLGMGEQYHPLPWDALDYDTDRDGYVVDMSKEKLEKAPTFERDDQPTWDRDYGETVYTYYGVIY, from the coding sequence ATGACTCAGACAACGCAATCGCGCCAAACCTATTCCGCCGGCGAACTCGACCAGCGCCGCGAATTCGACCGCAGCCGCCCGCTCGAACGCGACGAGACCAATCGCCTGATCAGCTCGGACAAGGTCCGCGGCACTTCGGTCTATTCGACCTCGGGCGACAAGCTCGGTTCGGTCGACCACTTGATGATCGGCAAACGCTCGGGCCGCGTCGAATATGCGGTGATGAGCTTCGGCGGGTTCCTCGGGATGGGCGAACAGTACCACCCCTTGCCGTGGGACGCGCTCGACTATGACACAGATCGCGACGGCTATGTCGTCGACATGAGCAAGGAAAAGCTCGAGAAGGCACCGACGTTCGAACGCGACGACCAGCCCACTTGGGACCGCGACTACGGCGAAACCGTCTACACCTATTACGGCGTGATCTACTGA
- a CDS encoding PH domain-containing protein, with translation MTGMAAASEAAKRTDPRGLVVMALTALLRGGIPALAGIAGTGTLALGLLVVGPILAAILAVSMAVAWLSWSKLTYTTGADSIRVEKGLLSRHARAVPYERIQDVSLEQKLLPRIFGLAEVKFETGAGGKDELSLAYLSLEEAERLRELVRERKRQTARAGDTAPDPVEVEQQAASAPVLFAMDNRRIATFGLFEFSLVIFAVLLGAAQQLDFLLPFNPWDWDEWAAFASNHRHDFDWIGATGRLGAALAVLVGVLAIAGIGLLTGIARTFAREYGFTLERTSKGFRRRRGLFTRTDVVMPVHRVQALRLATGIVRHRFGWQGLEFVSLASDQKNASHAVAPFARTDEIAAVVREAGFHLPGAETNWQRPSPAYWIDKALLLTVPVGVLAVAAALFGYPLVAVGLGLLGAVEAIVQHQHWKHDRNAFDEEQVFVRRGWLAPHLDLASRIKVQSVEIVQGPLARRRGYATLRFGIAGGRLALPGIPFARAQEVSDAVLDSAAAIDFSALPR, from the coding sequence ATGACCGGCATGGCGGCCGCGAGCGAAGCCGCGAAGCGGACCGATCCGCGCGGGCTTGTGGTCATGGCGCTGACGGCGCTTCTGCGCGGCGGGATACCGGCGCTGGCGGGCATCGCCGGCACCGGGACGCTCGCCCTGGGCCTGCTCGTCGTCGGCCCGATCTTGGCCGCCATTCTAGCGGTGAGCATGGCGGTTGCCTGGCTCAGCTGGAGCAAGCTGACCTATACCACCGGCGCCGATAGCATCAGGGTCGAGAAGGGCCTTCTGAGCCGCCATGCGCGCGCCGTTCCCTACGAACGCATCCAGGACGTCAGCCTCGAACAGAAGCTGCTGCCGAGGATCTTCGGGCTCGCCGAGGTCAAGTTCGAGACCGGGGCGGGCGGCAAGGACGAGCTCTCGCTCGCCTATCTCTCGCTCGAAGAGGCCGAGCGGCTTCGCGAGCTGGTGCGCGAGCGGAAGAGGCAGACGGCGAGAGCTGGCGATACCGCACCGGATCCGGTCGAGGTCGAGCAGCAAGCAGCGTCCGCCCCGGTCCTGTTCGCGATGGACAATCGGCGCATCGCCACCTTTGGCCTGTTCGAATTTTCGCTGGTCATCTTCGCCGTGCTCCTCGGCGCGGCCCAGCAGCTGGATTTTCTCCTGCCGTTCAACCCGTGGGACTGGGATGAGTGGGCGGCCTTCGCCAGCAACCACCGTCACGACTTCGACTGGATCGGTGCGACCGGACGGCTCGGCGCCGCGCTCGCCGTCCTCGTCGGGGTGCTCGCGATCGCCGGGATCGGCTTGCTGACCGGCATCGCACGCACGTTCGCCCGCGAATACGGCTTCACGCTGGAGCGCACATCGAAAGGTTTCCGCCGCCGCCGCGGGCTGTTTACCCGGACCGACGTCGTCATGCCCGTGCACCGGGTACAGGCCTTGCGGCTAGCCACCGGCATCGTGCGACACCGGTTCGGCTGGCAAGGCCTCGAATTCGTCAGCCTGGCGAGCGATCAAAAGAACGCCAGCCACGCGGTCGCCCCGTTCGCGCGGACCGACGAGATTGCCGCGGTGGTGCGCGAGGCGGGGTTCCACCTGCCCGGCGCGGAGACCAACTGGCAGCGCCCGAGTCCCGCCTACTGGATCGACAAGGCGTTGCTGCTTACTGTTCCGGTAGGCGTTCTTGCCGTTGCCGCGGCCCTGTTCGGCTATCCGCTCGTCGCGGTTGGTCTCGGATTGCTGGGGGCGGTCGAAGCGATCGTCCAGCATCAGCACTGGAAGCATGACCGCAATGCCTTCGACGAAGAGCAGGTCTTCGTCCGCAGAGGGTGGCTGGCGCCGCACCTCGACCTGGCCTCGCGAATCAAGGTTCAGTCGGTCGAGATTGTGCAGGGCCCGCTCGCCCGGCGACGCGGCTACGCCACGCTGAGGTTCGGAATTGCCGGCGGCAGGCTCGCCTTGCCCGGAATTCCATTCGCTCGCGCCCAGGAGGTCTCGGATGCCGTTCTCGACAGCGCCGCGGCGATCGATTTCTCGGCCTTGCCCCGTTGA